Proteins found in one Papio anubis isolate 15944 chromosome 13, Panubis1.0, whole genome shotgun sequence genomic segment:
- the GTF3C5 gene encoding general transcription factor 3C polypeptide 5 isoform X2: MSDFQYLAVHTEAGGKHTSMYDKVLMLRPEKEAFFHQELPLYIPPPIFSRLDAPVDYFYRPETQHREGYNNPPISGENLIGLSRARRPHNAIFVNFEDEEVPKQPLEAAAQTWRRVCTNPVDRKVEEELRKLFDIRPIWSRNAVKANISVHPDKLKVLLPFIAYYMITGPWRSLWIRFGYDPRKNPNAKIYQVLDFRIRCGMKHGYAPSDLPVKAKRSTYNYSLPITVKKTPSQLVTMHDLKQGLGPSGTSGARKPASSKYKLKDSVYIFREGALPPYRQMFYQLCDLNVEELQKIIHRNDGAENSCTERDGWCLPKTSDELRDTMSLMIRQTIRSKRPALFSSSAKADGGKGQLTYESGEDEEEDEEEEEEEEDFKPSDGSENEMETEILDYV; the protein is encoded by the exons ATGTCTGACTTCCAGTACTTGGCCGTGCATACGGAAGCAGGCGGCAAGCATACGTCAATGTATGACAAGGTGCTCATGCTCCGGCCCGAGAAGGAGGCCTTTTTCCACCAGGAGCTGCCGCTTTACATCCCGCCGCCTATCTTCTCCCGGCTGGACGCTCCGGTGGACTACTTCTACCGACCAGAGACCCAGCACCG GGAAGGCTACAACAACCCCCCAATCTCCGGCGAGAACCTGATTGGCCTGAGCAGGGCCCGGCGCCCCCACAATGCCATCTTTGTCAACTTTGAGGATGAGGAGGTGCCTAAGCAGCCACTGGAGGCTGCAGCCCAGACGTGGAGGAGAGTCTGCACTAACCCCGTGGACCGGAAGGTAGAGGAGGAGCTGAGGAAG CTGTTTGACATCCGTCCCATCTGGTCTCGGAATGCTGTCAAGGCCAACATCAGCGTCCACCCAGACAAGCTCAAGGTCTTGCTTCCCTTCATAGCCTATTACATG ATAACAGGTCCCTGGCGCAGCCTATGGATTCGATTTGGGTATGACCCCCGAAAAAACCCCAATGCCAAGATTTACCAAGTCCTCGATTTCCGAATCCGCTGTGGAATGAAACACG GTTACGCCCCCAGCGACTTGCCAGTCAAAGCAAAGCGCAGCACCTACAACTACAGCCTCCCCATCACCGTCAAGAAGACAC CCAGCCAGCTTGTCACCATGCATGACCTGAAGCAGGGCCTGGGCCCATCGGGGACGAGCGGTGCTCGGAAACCAGCCTCCAGCAAGTACAAGCTCAAG GACTCCGTCTACATCTTCCGGGAAGGGGCCCTGCCACCCTATCGGCAGATGTTCTACCAGTTATGCGACTTGAATGTGGAAGA gttGCAGAAGATCATTCACCGCAACGACGGGGCTGAGAATTCCTGCACCGAACGGGATGGGTGGTGCCTCCCCAAGACCAGCGACGAGCTCAGGGACACCATGTCCCTCATGATCCGGCAGACCATCCGCTCCAAGAGGCCTG CTCTCTTTTCCAGCTCAGCCAAGGCTGACGGCGGGAAAGGGCAGCTGACGTACGAGTCTGGGGAAGacgaggaggaggatgaggaggaggaagaggaggaggaggacttcAAGCCATCCGACGGCAGTGAGAAcgagatggagacagagattcTGGACTACGTGTGA